A region from the uncultured Draconibacterium sp. genome encodes:
- a CDS encoding amino acid permease, whose protein sequence is MKLKKELGLFDVFAISTGAMFSSGFFLLPGIASQYTGPSVILAYFLAGILIMPTMFSIAEIATALPRAGGTYYFLDRSLGPMFGTIGGIGKYIALSLKTAFALVGIGAYTSIFWDIPIKETAVFFAFVFTIINIFGAKKSSGIQKVFVIILLVTIGLFIAEGLRAIIFSSSAEPLQIADNFDTFFTHGTKGLIFTTGFVFVSYLGLTQIASVAEEIKRPERNIPLGMALSLAVIMFIYVAGVYIIVAVVDKNTLANDLSPVATAAEQLFNWLPAKIGLYLIIVSAILAFASTGNAGMLSTSRYPLAMSRDKLFSSYFKSISRFGTPIPSIILTAILIILFILFLTEEGIVKLASTFQLIIFIAINFSVIVFRNSKIASYDPGYHSPLYPFMQIFGILTSLALMFFMGVWPVVFTLFTIFITYLWYRFYVRQRVKREGAIFHWFALLGKHQHDELENEFMTILREKGLREDDQFNQMLVRAKISRYTQTAHFDEVIETVSKSFAQRLNIAEENLRKEFTNTSPIDSLLTVQGVSFHYMIHQNIDTPMLHIVLAEQEITKTVRKNNDEEQEAINVFFFLVHSDQKPKLQLRILSGILDLAERDYFIKDMLSFKTEQELIEYLLHDKQYISFSLKKENESSSFIDKKLMDITLPNNVLVVFIERGSEVFAPKGKTILKENDILTIIGETNSINTLYDRYILKQ, encoded by the coding sequence ATGAAGTTAAAAAAGGAGCTGGGATTATTTGATGTATTTGCCATTAGCACCGGGGCTATGTTTAGCTCTGGGTTCTTTTTGCTCCCCGGAATTGCATCGCAATATACCGGCCCCTCGGTCATTCTGGCCTACTTTCTTGCCGGTATATTAATTATGCCAACCATGTTTAGCATTGCCGAAATTGCCACCGCCCTGCCGCGTGCTGGCGGAACCTACTATTTCCTCGACCGAAGTTTGGGCCCAATGTTTGGTACAATTGGGGGCATTGGAAAATATATTGCATTGTCGTTAAAAACGGCTTTTGCATTGGTTGGCATCGGTGCCTACACCTCCATTTTTTGGGATATCCCGATAAAAGAAACGGCAGTATTTTTTGCTTTTGTTTTCACAATAATCAACATTTTTGGAGCAAAAAAATCATCCGGCATTCAAAAGGTTTTTGTAATTATTTTACTGGTTACTATCGGGCTATTTATAGCCGAAGGATTGCGGGCAATAATCTTTTCGTCGTCAGCTGAACCCTTACAAATTGCCGACAATTTTGACACCTTCTTCACTCACGGTACAAAAGGACTTATTTTTACAACAGGCTTTGTTTTTGTTTCCTACCTTGGATTAACACAAATTGCCAGTGTTGCAGAAGAAATCAAACGACCAGAGCGAAATATTCCACTTGGCATGGCTTTATCGCTTGCGGTAATAATGTTTATTTATGTTGCCGGTGTTTACATTATTGTTGCCGTGGTTGATAAAAACACGCTGGCAAACGACCTGTCGCCTGTTGCCACTGCTGCCGAACAACTCTTTAATTGGCTGCCTGCAAAAATCGGACTCTACCTTATCATCGTTTCGGCCATTTTAGCCTTTGCTTCAACCGGAAATGCAGGTATGCTCTCTACATCGCGCTATCCGCTTGCTATGAGTCGCGATAAACTTTTTTCATCCTATTTTAAATCTATCAGCCGCTTTGGCACTCCAATACCGTCAATAATATTAACCGCTATTCTTATCATACTTTTTATACTCTTTTTAACTGAAGAGGGTATTGTAAAATTAGCCAGCACCTTTCAGCTTATCATTTTTATTGCCATCAATTTCTCGGTTATCGTTTTTCGTAACAGTAAAATTGCATCCTACGATCCGGGCTACCATTCGCCACTTTATCCTTTTATGCAAATTTTTGGTATTCTAACATCGCTTGCCCTTATGTTTTTTATGGGTGTTTGGCCCGTTGTTTTTACCCTGTTTACCATTTTTATCACCTATTTGTGGTACCGCTTTTACGTAAGGCAGCGTGTAAAACGGGAAGGAGCAATTTTTCATTGGTTTGCCTTGCTGGGCAAGCACCAGCATGATGAATTGGAAAATGAATTCATGACAATTCTTCGGGAAAAAGGATTGCGTGAAGATGATCAGTTCAACCAAATGCTGGTAAGGGCAAAAATTAGCCGTTACACACAGACAGCCCACTTTGATGAAGTTATTGAAACCGTTTCCAAATCGTTTGCACAACGGTTGAATATTGCTGAAGAAAACCTACGCAAAGAATTCACAAATACCAGTCCCATTGATTCGTTGCTAACTGTTCAGGGTGTTTCATTTCATTACATGATTCATCAGAATATTGACACCCCAATGCTACACATTGTTCTTGCTGAGCAAGAGATTACAAAAACCGTTCGAAAAAATAATGACGAAGAACAGGAAGCAATTAATGTTTTTTTCTTTTTGGTTCATTCTGACCAAAAACCAAAATTACAACTTCGAATTCTGAGTGGGATCCTGGACCTTGCTGAACGCGATTATTTTATAAAAGATATGCTCTCGTTTAAGACTGAGCAGGAACTTATTGAATATCTTTTACACGATAAACAGTACATTTCATTTTCTCTAAAGAAAGAGAACGAAAGTAGCAGTTTTATTGATAAAAAACTTATGGATATAACCCTGCCCAACAACGTTTTGGTTGTATTTATCGAGCGTGGTTCAGAGGTGTTTGCCCCCAAGGGAAAAACCATTCTTAAAGAAAACGACATTTTAACCATTATTGGTGAAACCAACTCGATTAACACCTTATACGATAGGTATATCTTGAAGCAGTAA
- a CDS encoding RNA polymerase sigma factor RpoD/SigA gives MRQLKITKSITNRESASLDKYLQEIGKEELITVEEEVELAQRIKKGDQAALEKLTRANLRFVVSVAKQYQNQGLSLPDLINEGNLGLIKAAEKFDETRGFKFISYAVWWIRQSILQALAEQSRIVRLPLNQVGSLNKINKAFSKFEQEHERKPSPEELAESLELPADKVADTLRVSGRHVSVDAPFVDGEDNSLLDVLVNNDSPNADKSLIMESLAREIHRALATLTERESDIVRLFFGIGCQEMTLEEIGERFGLTRERVRQIKEKAIRRLRHTSRSKLLKSYLG, from the coding sequence ATGAGACAACTAAAGATCACCAAGTCAATCACTAACCGTGAAAGTGCCTCTTTAGATAAGTATTTGCAGGAAATTGGTAAGGAAGAGCTGATTACTGTAGAGGAAGAAGTGGAGTTAGCACAGCGGATTAAAAAAGGCGATCAGGCGGCTTTGGAGAAATTAACAAGAGCAAACCTTCGATTTGTAGTATCGGTGGCCAAGCAGTACCAAAACCAGGGACTAAGCTTACCCGATTTAATTAACGAAGGTAACCTTGGATTAATTAAAGCAGCCGAGAAATTCGACGAAACCCGCGGTTTTAAGTTCATTTCTTACGCAGTATGGTGGATTCGCCAATCTATTCTTCAAGCGCTTGCAGAGCAATCGCGTATCGTTCGTTTGCCATTGAACCAGGTAGGTTCGTTGAACAAAATCAACAAAGCATTCTCAAAATTTGAGCAAGAACACGAACGCAAGCCCTCGCCGGAAGAATTAGCAGAATCGCTAGAATTACCTGCAGATAAGGTTGCTGATACTTTACGAGTATCTGGCCGACATGTGTCGGTTGATGCACCTTTTGTTGACGGAGAAGACAACAGTCTTCTTGATGTTTTGGTAAATAACGATTCGCCAAACGCCGACAAAAGCCTTATCATGGAGTCGCTGGCTAGAGAAATTCATCGCGCGTTAGCAACATTGACTGAGCGAGAAAGTGACATTGTAAGACTATTTTTTGGCATAGGGTGCCAGGAAATGACTTTGGAGGAAATCGGTGAACGATTTGGATTAACCCGCGAAAGGGTAAGGCAGATAAAAGAAAAGGCTATCAGACGATTACGACATACATCGCGTAGCAAATTATTAAAATCATATCTGGGCTAG
- a CDS encoding Do family serine endopeptidase, which translates to MKKIGRISLTFLLVIAGAFVAVWAYSTFFDKTQVVTIKEEQAARYINLPANSEQQLPDLTFAAQKSVHAVVHIATQSVRTGQWSSGNPFLDEFFGLRSQPEVRQGFGSGVIMSEDGFIITNNHVIENAQNIKVILNDKREFEARLVGADPSTDIALLKVEAEDLPYLTYGNSDNLQLGEWVLAVGNPFNLTSTVTAGIISAQGRNLGINQDQYRIESFIQTDAAVNPGNSGGALVNQQGNLVGINTAIASRTGSFTGYSFAVPVSIVKKVVEDLKEFGEVQRALLGVNIGDVNAEIAEELNLDKVEGVYIGGVVENGAANEAGLKEKDVIISVDGEKTKTAAELQEKVSQYRPGDDVDIVVIRDNEKKQFTVTLRNKHGDTEIVRDNMTVLGAEFEAVSNNVKQELGIRSGIMITKLEKGKLKDAGLEKGFIITSVNKKPIYEVGDFKREVGNARGGILVEGVYPNGESAYYVFGLEN; encoded by the coding sequence ATGAAAAAAATAGGAAGAATTTCGCTGACATTTTTACTTGTAATTGCAGGTGCTTTTGTTGCCGTTTGGGCTTACAGTACATTTTTTGATAAAACACAGGTTGTAACCATAAAAGAAGAGCAGGCTGCCCGCTATATTAATCTACCCGCCAACAGCGAACAACAATTACCCGATTTAACGTTTGCCGCTCAAAAATCGGTACATGCAGTGGTACACATTGCCACACAATCGGTTCGTACCGGCCAGTGGTCGAGCGGAAATCCATTTCTCGACGAGTTTTTTGGTTTAAGAAGCCAGCCGGAGGTACGCCAGGGCTTTGGTTCTGGTGTTATCATGTCGGAAGATGGATTTATAATTACCAACAACCACGTAATTGAAAATGCCCAGAATATAAAAGTAATTTTAAACGATAAAAGAGAATTTGAAGCCCGACTGGTAGGTGCCGATCCTTCTACAGATATTGCTTTGCTTAAGGTAGAGGCAGAAGACTTACCCTATTTAACTTATGGTAACTCCGACAATCTGCAGCTGGGAGAATGGGTATTGGCAGTAGGAAATCCCTTTAATCTTACATCAACAGTTACTGCCGGAATTATTAGTGCACAAGGCCGTAATTTAGGAATCAATCAGGATCAGTACCGAATTGAATCATTTATTCAAACCGATGCTGCCGTAAACCCGGGAAACAGTGGTGGTGCGCTTGTTAACCAGCAGGGAAACCTGGTGGGAATCAATACTGCGATTGCTTCGCGTACGGGGTCGTTTACCGGCTATTCGTTTGCTGTTCCCGTGTCAATTGTAAAAAAAGTGGTTGAGGACCTGAAAGAATTTGGTGAAGTGCAACGTGCATTACTGGGAGTTAATATTGGTGACGTAAATGCCGAAATTGCCGAAGAACTGAACCTTGACAAGGTTGAAGGTGTTTATATTGGTGGAGTTGTTGAAAACGGCGCAGCTAACGAGGCTGGCTTAAAAGAAAAAGACGTTATCATTAGTGTTGATGGTGAGAAAACAAAAACAGCCGCCGAGCTTCAGGAAAAAGTAAGTCAGTACCGCCCGGGAGACGACGTAGATATTGTTGTAATTAGAGACAATGAAAAGAAACAATTTACCGTTACCTTACGTAACAAACACGGCGACACCGAGATTGTGCGCGACAACATGACAGTTTTGGGCGCCGAATTTGAAGCCGTAAGCAACAATGTTAAACAAGAATTGGGAATCAGAAGCGGTATAATGATTACCAAATTAGAGAAAGGAAAACTAAAAGATGCCGGCCTCGAAAAAGGTTTTATTATTACTTCGGTAAATAAAAAGCCTATATACGAAGTTGGCGATTTTAAGAGAGAAGTAGGAAATGCGAGAGGAGGAATATTGGTTGAAGGCGTTTATCCTAACGGAGAATCAGCATATTATGTTTTTGGCCTGGAAAACTAA
- a CDS encoding TIGR00730 family Rossman fold protein, with protein MNICVFCSSSNAINPVYFEATQQLGKLIGQGGHTLVNGGANVGLMEAATVAAVEAGGKTIGIIPEKMIERSLTSDNAHEVIITPDMMTRKEKMREISDAFIALPGGFGTLEEILEVMTLRQLSYHTKPIVFVNTNNFFDHLFKQFELSYVELFAKDIYRKLYYVAETPHEALNYITNYKAFELDTKWFKVPER; from the coding sequence ATGAATATCTGTGTTTTCTGTTCTTCAAGCAATGCAATTAATCCGGTTTATTTTGAAGCAACCCAACAGTTGGGTAAACTCATCGGACAAGGAGGGCATACACTGGTAAATGGAGGCGCTAATGTTGGTCTGATGGAAGCAGCAACTGTTGCAGCGGTAGAAGCAGGTGGCAAAACAATTGGCATAATCCCTGAAAAAATGATTGAGCGTTCCTTAACCTCAGACAACGCACACGAGGTAATTATTACCCCTGATATGATGACACGTAAGGAAAAAATGCGTGAAATATCAGATGCATTTATTGCCCTTCCCGGCGGTTTTGGAACACTGGAAGAGATATTGGAAGTAATGACCCTGCGCCAGCTTTCTTACCATACCAAACCTATTGTTTTTGTAAACACAAATAATTTTTTCGACCACTTGTTTAAACAATTTGAGCTTTCATATGTCGAATTGTTTGCAAAAGATATTTACAGGAAACTTTATTATGTGGCAGAAACTCCTCACGAGGCCTTAAACTACATAACAAACTATAAAGCATTTGAGCTGGATACCAAATGGTTTAAAGTTCCCGAGAGATAG
- the gyrB gene encoding DNA topoisomerase (ATP-hydrolyzing) subunit B — protein MSEIEKNEVQNNGNGNYSADSIQVLEGLEAVRKRPAMYIGDVNEKGLHHLVYEVVDNSIDEALAGYCNNIDVIIHENNSITVKDDGRGIPTAKHSKENKSALEVVMTVLHAGGKFDKDSYKVSGGLHGVGVSCVNALSTYLKAEVHREGQIYVQEYSIGKPQGDVQVVGTTDKTGTNVTFQPDTSIFLTTVYKYEILSARLRELAFLNAGIKLKLTDERETLEDGSFKSEEFFSEEGLKEFVEYLDGTREKLIDEVVHITTEKNGIPVEIALQYNTSFSENIHSYVNNINTIEGGTHLTGFRRGLTRTLKNYADHSGMLAKLKFDISGDDFREGLTSIISVKVAEPQFEGQTKTKLGNSEVSLSVDQATSEALQNYLEENPKAAKQIVQKVILAAQARHAARKAREMVQRKNALSGGGLPGKLSDCSEKDPAQCEVFLVEGDSAGGTAKQGRDRRTQAILPLRGKILNVEKAMQHKIFENEEIKNIFTALGVTIGTEEDSKALNMEKLRYHKVVIMTDADVDGSHIATLIMTFFFRYMNDLIKNGHLYIAAPPLYLIKKGKKEAYAWNEQQRLALIEEWADGNESGVHTQRYKGLGEMNAEQLWSTTMNPEQRTLQQVTIENAAEADHIFSMLMGDDVPPRRKFIEDHATYANIDA, from the coding sequence ATGAGCGAAATTGAAAAAAATGAAGTCCAAAACAACGGCAATGGAAACTATTCTGCCGATAGTATTCAGGTGCTTGAAGGATTGGAAGCAGTAAGAAAACGCCCTGCCATGTATATTGGCGATGTAAACGAAAAAGGCTTACACCATTTGGTTTACGAGGTAGTGGACAACTCTATTGACGAAGCCCTGGCGGGTTACTGCAACAATATTGATGTTATCATTCATGAAAATAATTCCATCACGGTAAAAGACGATGGCCGTGGTATACCAACTGCAAAACACTCCAAAGAAAACAAATCGGCCCTCGAGGTTGTAATGACCGTTTTACACGCCGGTGGTAAATTCGATAAAGACTCATACAAAGTTTCAGGGGGTTTGCATGGTGTTGGTGTGTCGTGTGTTAACGCACTTTCCACTTACCTGAAAGCCGAAGTACACCGCGAAGGGCAAATTTATGTGCAGGAATATTCAATTGGTAAACCACAGGGAGATGTGCAGGTTGTGGGAACAACTGATAAAACAGGAACCAATGTAACTTTCCAACCCGATACCAGTATTTTTCTCACAACGGTATATAAATACGAAATACTATCGGCCCGTTTGCGCGAGTTGGCATTCCTGAATGCAGGAATTAAACTTAAACTTACCGACGAGCGGGAAACCCTTGAAGATGGATCTTTTAAATCAGAAGAGTTTTTCTCTGAAGAAGGATTGAAAGAATTTGTTGAATACCTGGATGGCACCCGTGAAAAACTTATTGATGAGGTGGTACATATTACTACCGAAAAAAATGGTATTCCGGTAGAAATTGCCCTGCAATACAACACTTCTTTTTCCGAAAATATTCACTCGTATGTGAACAACATTAATACCATTGAAGGAGGAACGCATTTAACCGGTTTTCGTCGTGGTTTAACCCGAACCTTGAAAAACTATGCCGATCATAGTGGAATGCTCGCCAAACTAAAATTTGACATTAGTGGCGACGATTTTCGCGAAGGTTTAACCTCCATCATCTCGGTAAAAGTTGCCGAACCACAGTTTGAGGGACAAACCAAAACCAAACTTGGTAACTCCGAAGTAAGCTTATCGGTTGACCAGGCCACCAGCGAAGCCCTGCAAAACTACCTCGAAGAAAATCCCAAAGCAGCCAAGCAAATCGTTCAGAAAGTAATTTTGGCAGCACAGGCACGTCATGCAGCACGTAAAGCCCGCGAAATGGTGCAACGAAAAAATGCACTATCGGGAGGTGGCTTACCGGGAAAACTTAGCGACTGCTCTGAAAAAGATCCTGCTCAATGTGAGGTTTTCCTTGTCGAGGGAGACTCGGCAGGCGGTACGGCCAAACAAGGTCGCGACCGCAGAACACAGGCAATACTTCCCTTGCGTGGAAAAATTCTGAACGTGGAAAAAGCCATGCAACACAAAATCTTCGAAAACGAAGAGATTAAAAATATTTTTACTGCTTTAGGTGTTACCATCGGTACCGAGGAAGACTCGAAAGCCTTAAACATGGAAAAACTAAGGTATCATAAAGTAGTTATTATGACCGATGCCGATGTGGACGGAAGCCACATTGCAACATTAATAATGACCTTCTTTTTCCGTTACATGAACGACCTGATTAAAAACGGTCACTTGTATATTGCGGCCCCACCGCTTTACCTCATCAAAAAAGGTAAAAAGGAAGCGTATGCATGGAATGAGCAACAACGTTTGGCTTTAATTGAAGAATGGGCTGATGGAAATGAAAGTGGAGTGCACACGCAACGTTACAAAGGTTTGGGAGAGATGAACGCCGAGCAACTTTGGTCAACTACCATGAATCCCGAGCAACGTACCCTACAGCAGGTAACCATTGAAAATGCGGCAGAAGCCGACCATATTTTCTCGATGTTAATGGGCGACGATGTTCCTCCTCGTCGTAAGTTTATTGAAGACCACGCTACTTACGCTAACATTGATGCGTAA